Genomic window (Ictalurus furcatus strain D&B chromosome 26, Billie_1.0, whole genome shotgun sequence):
GCTCCAGTATCTGAATGAGGAATTACTCTGATCTGACCACTTCCAGGAGTCTTTAAACAGACCAATCCAAACATATACATCAGTTGCACTTTGAATCACTTTCTTGATCTCCTCATTCTCAGTTTGGTTCCTCACACTGACCAGGTCggtgtgtttctctctgcagtAGGTCTGAGCATCATACCAGGTCTTTCTCTCATTAATAAACATGTATCTattagtgtttgtgttcttttctgaaaaacatttaatttacatcATGAGCAACTCATTCATCACTAAATCAGATTTCTGCCATTAAAATAACATCAGTCCAATAAAAATTCAAGTACACATAATAATACACACGATCTTCcagatttgtttttcattaatgtaaAGTCATTAAGTGTTATTTTGCCTTATATATCTATTAGCAAGTTCTTACTTTCAAAACGCACAAatagtgtccatagtgtatggatgtgtatgtgattgtgccctgagatgtactggcaccctgtccagggtgtaccctgccttgtgcccaatgctccctgggataggctccaggttccccgtgaccctgaaaaggagtaagcggtagaagatggatggatggatggatggatggatggatggtgagtAGTGcataaaaacatgtcaaatgtgaGATGCCAAATATCTGGAAGAAGCTCTACTTCATACACTTCCTTAATTTTATTtgagaatatttttttctggaaGAAGAGATCAACCTTCACATTATCTATATGGTCACCCTTCAAAAGTTATCAAATGTGTTCCGCAACTGCTACCTCAAGCTAATTACTTTGTTCTTAggtcatttgtcatttaaataaactgaatttTTAAACTCAGGAAAATTGTTTTTGGACctgctcattttttttatttagaggaatcagaaacagaaacaacagcatGTGCCGTTAAAACATTAGCTAACCAgctagcaaactttaaatgtctttgttacgcctcgccggcagatggcactgggGCGCTGCTTCTGAGTGCGTGCATACAAGAGACTGAACTGGGTGAAGTGGACACGTgacttttgttttggttaagtATTGGTTTATGTTTGAGGAtgtctttaatttgccccaggtgtccatgctttagtttgattgtgttggttatttaaaccgcTCATGTGGCTGCGCACTTTGCGCAGTATTATAGCTTATAACTTTAGTAATGTTTAACGTAGTAGCGAATGcatgtagcatgctagcggtctcaGTTCCATGTTCTGTTCTTGAGTAATGCCTAGACTACAGTCCCATGTTTGATCCAGCTAGTCCTATTCAGTATAGACCGCGTTCcttgtgttctgtttgtttgattgGTTAATATAGACATTGCTCCTGCACCTTCTTCCTGACTCCAAAGCCCTGTGTGTCATTACAGAATACTGTGCCAAGAAATGGAAGTAGCAGGAGAACCCCGAGTCAGAAAATTATTTACTTCTGGAACTTCCCGACACTGGAAGAGTACTACACCTGGCagtggaagcagcaggaggagcaCCAAGCTGCGTTAAGGAGGCAGCAGGCGGAGTACGAAGCTGTGCTAAGGAGGCAGCAGGGGGAGTTGCGGTGGAAGCAGCGGGAGGACGAAGTAAATGCTCCACCTTGCTGCCCTGCTGAAGATCTAGTCACGCTGCCCAATCCGGAACTGAAGGCTAGCCCagaactttttttgggggggggcaacaacgacagcagagctccagcctccagtctcagctgtggagctcccgcctgaggtcaacatggcgacctcagagctgcagcgtgaggcctacggggaggtctcagctgtggagctcccacctgaggtcaacatagTGACCTCATAGTTACAGCTTGAGGCCTacagggaggtctcagctgtggagctcctgcACGCCGAAGAAGCCGTCCCACTGCCCTGTCCAgccaaggaagctgtcccgctgtcctgtccagCCAAGGAGGCTGTCCCACTGCCCTGTCCACCCGAGGAAGCTGTCacgctgtccagcccagccgaggaggctgtcccgctgccctgtccaGCCGaagaagctgtcccgctgccctgtctagctgaggaagctgtcccattGTCCAGCCAGCTGAGGACGTCCCTCCGAATCCCAGTCATGCTAGGGGTGCTGCCCAGCCTTGCAGCGCCGCTGGTGACACTGCCCAGCCTTCCAGTGCTGTTGGGGACGCCGCTGCTCAGCCTTCCAGCCTCGCTGGGGACGCCACCCAGGCTTCCAGCGCCGttggggacgccgcccagccttccagtgccgctggggacgccgcccagcctTCCAGCCCCACTGTGGGTGGTGCTTTGCCTGTCTGCTGCCAGTTTACAGAGGGGCCcaggacccccgttggaggggggtttttGGCGCTCCGGGAGAAGTGCCTTTGGAGGGGATTTCTATTACGCCTCActggcagatggcactgcggtgCTGCTTCTGAGTGCGCGCATACAAGAGACTGAACTGGGTGAAGTAGACACGtagcttttgttttggttcgttctcttcctgtttgagTATTGGTTTATGTTTGAGGAtgtctttaatttgccccaggtgtccatgctttagtttgattgtgttggttatttaaacccctcatgtggCTGCGCACTTCACGCAGTATTATAGCTTGTAACATTAGTAATGTTTAATGAGTatagcgatagttctgtgttTGAACGTATAGCGATAGCTCTGTGTTTGAATGTAGTAGCGAAtgcgtgtagcatgctagcggtctcaGTTCCATGTTCTGATCTCGAGTAATGCCTAGACTATAGTCCCATGTTTGATCCAGCTAGTCCTATTCAGTATAGACTGCACTCcttgtgttctgtttgtttggttggttaaTAAAGACATTGCTCCTGCACCTACTTCCTGACTCCAAAGCCCTGTGTGTTGTTACAGTCTTGAAGAACTAATGTTGTTCAACTCCATGCCACCATGCTAATTAAACCCATAAAAACTGCCTAATGCTAAGTCGCTTTCAGTATGTGattctttattttgttgtgtAATCGAATCATCAAATGACCCTTTACACCTGCTTCATAGTGCTgccatattatatttattaattatatctTATTTCATTGAGAAAGATTACAGTCTGatttttgtagattttaattattatGAGACCAGGTGTATATTAAGTATATTAAGGATGTAATGGAATATGAATGCATCATTTGGAATGAAGAGATAATTTATTCTAAACagacattatacagtatatatttggGACACGGAGCACAACATGGCTTGTTAAGCTCACAGCTAAAGTCAGGCTCCTGTTTGGGCttttaaaaatgagacaaatagAGACCATCCACAAAACTGTGTTGTAAACCTACATTAGGACAGGACCTCTAAGACTGCGTCAGAAAAATACAGTCTTATCCCTGCGTTTGCGCTAAGAAGGAATTTCAGGAGGTGGAGCACAATTCATGGAGTAAAACGGGTTTGAAAACACTGCTGCGTCAGCATATTCTGAATTTTATACCCACTTTTAAGCTGCTCAACACTTCAGcatggacagagaaagagaaaaagatatcGGCTAACAGCTACATGCTGAAATTAAACAGTAAATTCAGGCACTGGAATGAAAACAGAGCCCAAAATCACTTATGAacctacattcacacactctctctttctctttctctctctcttttacacgaacacacgcacacacgcacacacactcacacactcacacacacggtctTTGTCTACACACTAACCTGACAAGAGCAGGGTCACTGAAATGAGACAAACCATACTGTAtctgtagggaaaaaaaaaaaaaaaacttctaaaaAACATATCcaacatgatttttttataAGTTAACAATTTgactctctcagtgtctctctctgtgtcctgttatcacttacatcagTGCTGTGTTAGTCATTCCATCACTGAcctcacgttctctctctctctctctttctctctctctctctctctctcgctctctcaaaACACGCAACTTTCTCATTTTACCATCAAACTGGAAAGAGTAAACTCCACTCTACAAAACactgtgactgttacaaagtgctgataaCTGAGATATctttcatacaagtccctgtatatgtgtgtgtgtgtgtgtgttgctgtagaaataataatgcattagaaCAAGCTCATTATTATAAACCATCTGTTCAGGTTACAGCCGGAACCACTGTCTGAGCCGTGCTGTAGTATAAACATATccaaacatatacatattaaGATAAAAAGTAGATGTTCATACCTCATGTAAGTCCTGTACTCCACGCAgggtgtgtgttgagtttgtGGTAATGTGTGCTTCTGTTCTTCTTCTCACCTTTTGCACCTGAACATAACAAACCTCTTATTATACAGCATCACCGTCCTCTATCGACCCCTCTCATCACTTCGCCTTCAGAGTCAGAGATGCGCCAGTTCTGATAAACAGGAAGTTTAAACTAATTTGCATGTGTTCCCATAAACCAGTCACTgacaacataaaacattaaaattcaccccttttactttttcacatattgtagtgttacaaccttgGAATTGAAGATATTTgtgatcattatttattttgtgatcaTTTGGGAGGAGGAATACAAAATGGAGGACTCATCTCTTAGAGTTCAAAAATAAAGTACCTTCATGGCGATTATTGTATAAAAACCCTCTACCAAAAAGTTCTGGTGATTTACAGTGGTGGATTTTACATTGTGCATTACCaacaaagtgtttttgtttaaatctaaaTATGCAACCTCCTCACTTtgcactttgtgtaatgaactGGTTActgtgtttcatgttttttttttttttttgtgaatgttgtAAATTATCTCCGTTCTTCAATCTTTTGGATAAAACTTTTTGTAgtttagggatttttttttcttgaaaacagtCTTTATTGATGGGAGTAGATATTCTCGTGACAGGCAGGAAATCTGTACCTTTTCAAATTTTTTGGTCGGTCAAGCAAAATTAACCATTTGGAAAGCTTATAAAATTTGTTTGGAAGGAAAAGAAGTCAACATGGTTAAATTATTTAAGGCCTTGGTTGAGTCTAGGATTAGATGAGTATGAATTTTATCAAATGAATAGTAATCTTCCAATGTTTTAGAAGAAATGTAGTGTAAACGAAGGGGTGACTTTTACAGGAGccaaaaatctctttttttaacTGGTAATGCGttgttaaaataatgttttttgaaGGATAAGGttctttctatctctttctttttttctttccctctatttcttttctctctctctctctctccccctcctaataaataatttactcACCTTTGTATTCTTGTCTCTTGCTTTTTTCTGGTTGGAGCAATTGGAAATTCATATCATggtctgtgtatgttttctgtcTCAATCTTGACTCAGTTTCACTTTTCTATGGGCTTGATTTTGACTTTATCATGGTTATGTTGTGTAATGAGTAGGCAGcagtggatgcaagtgcagatttattgaaataaagtgcaaaaacaaacaacaaatcagtaaaaaaacaacaaaaggatCATGTACATAAACAATGGATTCTAAGAAAAAGACATAGACTAAGTCCTAGGCTGTGGCACACATAAACAAAgatgaacaaaacaacaaaagcttgacagtGAGGTGCAGAAACACTAGGATTTATTTAAGGTTCCTAATGAGGGTGAGACGAGAAACAGATGAGCGTGATTAGGACATGTGATGTGCTGGGGctgctgggaagtgtagttcagcATGCTTTGGGCGCTACCATGAGAACTTAGTCCGGGCTTTGGCCTTGTTTTGGACTCGACAGCCCTCATGTGGTGATAATTTCAGCACAGCTATCATATTTAACATATCTACAATCAGTCTCAATTTGTTACTGATGGCTAAAATCACTAAACAGTTAAGAAGTGTATAGATGTGGGTAAGATTTGGTGGAGTGAGAGGTGTGAGGCTCTCATTACAGTATCACGGCTGTAAACGGGGGTGCTAGCTGAACAGTAAAGTTCTGTTCTAATAGGTGGAGTATTGTGGGTTTAAATCTCAGGAGTTATGCATGGAGTTATTCTTCTTCACAATTTTCACATTGGAGAGTAAAAAAATAACTGGACAAAATTAAGAGAAATTCTAATTAATGAAAGAAGTTTTAGTTGATACCACACATATCAAATTATGACCAAAGCTACAATCTCTAAACCTGAGCCTAACTTTAGATCTTCATATTTGGGTGTATGTTTGTGAAGTGTAAcacagaggaaacacagggaTACACTAAAATGCTTACttgaaattgattttatttgatagGAAATGTAACTGGCTTCAGTCATTACAGTCTACATTCTCACACATTAATAAACACGTGCTCAGAAATTCCAGGTATAGAAACCATCACCATGTAATTATGCACAAATCTCAATAATGAACCTATTTGTCAACAtgtaaaaaggaaaacatgagaatttcacaaaaaaaaaatgtatcacatGACACCTGTATCACCATCatgaataataacattttaacatcacTGTTTGCGGGGCTAGGTGTTCTAAACTTCCTGCATGGGTGTAAATTACCTGAGTGTGTTATTTCCCTATTCTGACAAAGTGTatgaaaaacaatgaaatgtgcATACCAAACACACTGTAGTATAAAATCAAGTAAATAGATTTCACCATAATTGCCCCTAAACCCTCTATTAATAAGAAAAGCAAGTATAATATAGGTAACATACTATGTGAATATGAAAAGGTCATGCTGTATGGAGACAGTGGAATTTActgaatataatattaaaaatataatgaaacatCTGGATAAAGAGGATACATTATAGCAAGAGTATAAAAGAGACAGTACTGTAGATCTGCTGATGTTGGATACAGATGTAGGACCACAGCTTGTCTTCAGTCTTCATGTTATTAAAACATATCTTCATGTTTaataagagaaagaagaaattttaattacaatatAGAAACAGCTTATGAGATGACATGCGTATAAAAACACTGACTAACCGTCATAGGTAGAGCAGATGAGGTTGAGTTTGTAGCCCTCAGACAGTTCGATCCACTGCTGCTTTCCTCCAGACTGCACTGCTCCGCTTCTCCTCTCATGGCTGCAGTCTTCATTCCATGTCCCATTCCCCGGGGCCCAGTCCTGGTAGCAGACCATCGATCCAAAAACCCAGAACCAGATACGCTGGACGCAGTCGTGACGCAGGCCGAGCCACACGTGTTCGGTGGAGGTGTTTTGAACCACTTCCTTCACCCAGAGCTGCATCTCCTCAGAGCGCACTGAGACAAGGTCATAATGATGGTTCCTGCAGTAGTTCAGAGCATCCAACCAGGTCAGACTCTGATTAATCAAGACCAGTCTCTCTGAAAAAGAGAAATCATTAAATTAAAGATAAAGTGTACATTTACAGCCCAATAGAAagtttcactgttttttttttcagcttgtaTTTAGTAGAGGAACATTAAACCAGCAAAGAAATCTGGATATAAgtgctgaaaaaataaaaaaaataatatatatatatatatatatatatatatatatatatatatatatatatatatatatatatatatatatatatatatatatatatgcatatgtctTGTAAACAGTTTAATACAAAACAGTATCAGTAatcattaacaataataatacaataaaaaccaCTTTGTTGAAACACCATCATGTGACTCACTCTCATGGCAGAAGAAGGGGAGTTTTTCTGTGCAGTCCACATTGGTCCAGTGGTCTTGATCAGACACATTTACTGCAGCACAGTTCAAACCTCCACTGGGTTTGTCAGAGCTCCAGTATCTGAATGAGGAATTACTCTGATCTGACCACTTCCAGGAATTATTAAACAGACCAATCCAAAAAAGTTCATAAGGTGAACTCTGAATCACTTTCCAGATCTCCTCATTCTCAGTTTTGTTCCTCACACTGACCAGGTCGGTGTATTTCTCTCTGCAGTAGGTCTGAGCATCATACTAGGTCTTTCTCTCATTAATCAACATGTATCTACTagtgtttgtgttcttttctgAAAGACATTTAATTTACATCATGAACAACTCATTCATCACTAAATCAGATTTctgccattaaaaaaacatgtcaaaaaaaatttaaagaaacaaaatactCCACTCAGATCATCCAgatatttttcattaatgtaaagtcattaagtgttattttgcattttattaacATCTATTAGCAAGTTCTTACCTTCATAACACACAAAAGAGAATGTATTATTACAGCTGTAATCGCTCCAGAAACCATCGCTTTTCTGCATATTAACACAGAACTCATTTCCCCCGTTGTTGTTTGGTTCTCCACTGTTCCAGTTTCTGTAAGTGTCTCCGTCTCTATAGAAAGTTTGGTCTGCCAGAGACCACTGCCATTTCCCAGTGCCCTCTCTCTGTAGACCGATCCAAGCTTTCTTTACAGTTTCCTTCTTCAGTGTGTAATTCAGCTTCATCATCTCTCCCATGTCGTTGATGGAGGCCAGATCAGTGTATTTCTCTCTGCAGTAATTCTGAGCTTCACTCCAGGTTTTATTCTCATTCACAAAGTGATAGCGATGAGGAATATATGCTCCTATACCACATACTACTGTGAGTAACATGAGAAAGAGACTTATTATTACATGGTCCTACACTTCTgcagaaattaaatatttatgtttgaATAATGCAGTatgtagtattatttattacaaagcaattcaaatgcaaaataaataagtaaacaaataaaaattgtcTTTGCTTTTAGACAAGATTTTAAAATTCTATCTCCGGCAAAAACGACACCATTTTTTTGTAGCTTTCACAACAACGCAGTTGTGACGTAGTTATTATAAAGTTGTAGAATAACGTACAGAGCTCATGTTCAGAATGAGAACAGAAAgcgaatacacacacacacacacacacacacacacacacacacacacacacacgctgcaaaTCTTTTACCCTTCagtctcatttttaatttcgGGAACAAAAAGAAGGGGTAAGGAGTGAGATCTGGTGAATATGGTGGATGTAAAGCATTGTTTCTGGATGAAAACTCCTTGTGTGAAGCTTCACATTGTGTGAACACAGTTCTGGGTGCAACACTTGTCCGGACATTTTTTCCTGATGCTTTCCCACAGATGAGTTCTTTATCATCAAAAACCACAATCATCATTGTCCTGATGTGTGATTTGACCTGACGAGCATCTCCTGAACGTGGCGGTGTTGAAAAGCTCGCGCTAGTGTACTCACTGCTTCGGCAGCAGTTTTATCGAGCAAAACGCCAACTTTCACACAGATGCCTTGCTCTTTAACATCTGCCATGTATACTGAAGAACAAAAATTGCCTAAATTCACGTGcacaatcttaaaaaaaaatggcacaaatACCACAAGCAGCCACAAGGTACGACGCCACTCGGGAGACTGACTCACCAGACTATATACTACTACATTAACCTGTTTATATTTCATACAGCTTGGAATAAATTCTAAATGTTGTTGTCATCAGAACAATTACAGTGTGATTTTTTTGGGGATTTAAGTGAATTACTTCTGACACCAGGTGCATATTAAGCCACAGCATGGTTTGTTAAGCTCACATCTAAAGTCATTAAATGTTGAGATAAATAGAGACCATCCACAAAACTGTGTTATAAATGTAAGAGAGGACCTTTACAGTCTTATCCCTGTGTTTGCGGAGTAAACCTGAGAAAAATTCATGGAGCAAAATGGTTTGAAAACACCGCTGCGTCAGCACATTCTGAATCAAGACTTCAGCATAGACAGCTTCATTTATCTATACAAAAATAGCAACAAATCACAAAGTAAATTCATGCACTGGCATGAAAATAGAGCCCAAAATCACGTATGaacccacattcacacacacacacacacacacacacacactgacctgagAAGAGCAGGGTCACTGAAATGAGAAGAAACATATctataggggaaaaaaaaaatctcatttcaaaCTATTGAAAACCATTTCCAACATTTTTTCATGAATTAGCAATATAATTCTATCTATGTCTCCtgtcctgttatcacttacattattgCTGGTGATACCTtcaccagcccccccccccccccccctcaaaaaACACAACTTTGTCGTTTTACCATGAAACTGGAAAGAGTAAACTCCTCTCTCTAAAACACCATGACTGATAACTGAGATATctttcatacaagtccctgtgtgtgtgtgttactacaGAAGCAATAAcacattagaacgagcgcattaatataaaccaactGTTCaggttacagccggaactactgtctgagccgtgctgtagtataaacatatccaaatatatacatataaacataaaaaatgtaaatgttcataCCTCATGTAAATCCTGTACTCCACGCAgggtgtgtgttgagtttgtGGTAATGTGTGCTTCTGTTCTTCTTCTCAGCTTTTGCACCTGAACATAACAAACCTCTTATTATACAGCATCACCGTCCTCTCTCGACCCCTCCCATCTATTCGCCGTCAGCGTCAGTTCTCATAAACAGGAAATTTCAACAACTTTGAATGAGTTTCCATAAACCAGTCACCGACAAcatgaaaaatactttttcacacatTGATTTACACAATCAGGGTGATGAATGGAGACCACTGATGAACAGCAACATTCAAATCTTGCCACAAATTTGATGACTGACAGTTCCTGCTGATGATGAGCATCCCTACAACATGAtcctaccaccaccgtgcttcgtCGTGGAGATGAATGCCAAACACCGTCTGTATTATGCACTGGTGAAGTGTATGTCTCTGGTCCTCTCTCCTTTACCGTTCCTCTCAGCTCTTTGCATATTGCACTAGAAACAGATATTATCTCACTATCAGCTGTTACTCAGAATTTCAGTTTGGCACCATCATTATTTTCAAaagggatttttaaaatatattattcctTGGAGTGATTTGAATAAAGGACAGCTATGTCTGTGTGAGCTGCTCATGTTTACAAACTCGAGGCTGCATTATTCTTTTTATGAATTTGCATAAACTAGGCACAGGTAAACAGAAAGAGCTGAATTTACTTACGTGAAATTAGTACTAATGCTTACTTATATATATGTAGCGTGATGAGGCTGTGGCGGtttgagcacagacacacaggaggccactTAGGTGCAACTTGGAGGGCTTTTATTCAAAAatgtgtgggtgggtgcgaAAAGGGATGGTGGAGTGATGTGCTCGGGGGCTGGTGTCTTCCTCATTGGTGTAGAGAGTCTGGTGTGGTCTCCCGGGGAGGTTGAGGCCTTTTCTGGAGGTCTGGGAGCTCAGTGGAGGCAGCCAGGGGGCAAGTTCTTCCTCTGAGGCCATATCTTCTGTGGAAAACAAAATGTTAGCAGTGTTTTGGAGACAGTCTCTGCCCCTCTTAGAGGAGGAAAGTCCTCATATATGCTTCCGTtggctgctggatggtggagcGCTACCGTGCTGCTCATTAGCCAccagccgtgtgtgtttctgtggccCCACCTTGCAGCCACATGCTCTcaggctgtccaaaacattagtgGTTCTGAAGTGGAGCTGATATTTCAGCACCCTGGCGGCAGTTGCAGGAGGAGCGCTTTTCCTCTTTTGTGTGCAGGTCACCGGACTGCTGTCACAGTACCCCCCTCCCCTCAACTGCCACTGTTTGTTGGGCCTACAGTGCATTGTTTTGTGAGAGGCTATCTGCATTCCCATGTTGGGCTCCTTGCCGGTGTCGGACCTCGAACAAGAATTCCTGCAATGAATGGTACCATCGTGTTACTCTGGCTTCGGTGTCTTTGGCtgtggccatccactgcaggggcACGTGGTCCATCACCAGGGAGAAGTGTCGACCTGCCAGGTAGTAGCACAACTCCTCAATGGCCCACTTTGTTGCCAGGGCCTCTCTCTCCATGAAAGAATATTTCCTCTCGCCTGGGGACAGTTTcctgctgatgtagaggactGGGTGTTCTTCTCCATTGAAGGTGTGTGAGAGGACGGTGCCAAGCCCGGTCTCCGATGCATCTGTGTGTAGGCAGGGTGATGTCCGGGTTGCGTAGCACTGGGGCGTTGGTCAGTGACTCTTTCAGGGCTTGAAACACCTGCTCCGACTGTGCAGACCATTTGACCCGGTCCGGTGGCCCCTTCCATTTGAGATCTGAGAAGGGGGAGACTACAGAGGAGAAATTAGGCATGAATCTGTGGTAATACCACACCAACCCAAAAGGCACATACCTGTTTTTTTGACATAGGACGAGGGTAGTCCTTAACTGCCTCGATCTTCTTTGCTTGCTGTTTCAGGATGCCCTGGCCAATACATTATCCTAGGTACTGTGCCTTGGTCAGCCACAGGTGACACTTTAttgggttggctgtcagcccggccttccAGAGCTCCTTCAGAACCCACCtcccaggtggaacaggtgatCTGACCAAGTGGAGGAGTGTATGACCACATCGTCCAGGTAGGTGGCTGT
Coding sequences:
- the LOC128602200 gene encoding macrophage mannose receptor 1-like isoform X2, which codes for MFLLISVTLLFSVCGIGAYIPHRYHFVNENKTWSEAQNYCREKYTDLASINDMGEMMKLNYTLKKETVKKAWIGLQREGTGKWQWSLADQTFYRDGDTYRNWNSGEPNNNGGNEFCVNMQKSDGFWSDYSCNNTFSFVCYEERLVLINQSLTWLDALNYCRNHHYDLVSVRSEEMQLWVKEVVQNTSTEHVWLGLRHDCVQRIWFWVFGSMVCYQDWAPGNGTWNEDCSHERRSGAVQSGGKQQWIELSEGYKLNLICSTYDDMF
- the LOC128602200 gene encoding macrophage mannose receptor 1-like isoform X1; translation: MFLLISVTLLFSVVCGIGAYIPHRYHFVNENKTWSEAQNYCREKYTDLASINDMGEMMKLNYTLKKETVKKAWIGLQREGTGKWQWSLADQTFYRDGDTYRNWNSGEPNNNGGNEFCVNMQKSDGFWSDYSCNNTFSFVCYEERLVLINQSLTWLDALNYCRNHHYDLVSVRSEEMQLWVKEVVQNTSTEHVWLGLRHDCVQRIWFWVFGSMVCYQDWAPGNGTWNEDCSHERRSGAVQSGGKQQWIELSEGYKLNLICSTYDDMF